The sequence AGATGGGACTCGTGTCACTGCTCGATCATCTACACTATATCCAATGTGTTTCATGAACCGCCGGATGCGGAACCGCATGTCCGGTGGTGTGGGAGGACGGCGGGGGCAACTCCGCCTCCTACCCGATTAGAAACGGCCGGTTTGCCCAATAATACCCGGAGAAACCATACCAGGATCTCCGGGAGGTGAGTCGATGAATACCCGCCTGACGCAGAGGGAGATGCTGAACTGCCAGGATACCGTGTCCAGCATCATTAGCGGTGTGCAGAAGTTCAATGCCGTGGCCCAGGAGTGCAACGACCCCGAACTCAAGAGGGTCTGCCAGGATCTCCAGGCTGCCCACCAGCGTCACTACCAGACCATAATCAAGCACCTGGGCGGAGGACCCCAGGTTTCCTAGAAAGGGGGCAAGATCGTGTCGAGGCAAATGCCGGCAGACGACAAATCACTGTCGTGGGATGCGCTGATTCACCTGAAGTACCTGAACTCGACCTATCACACCTTCATTACAGAGGCGGCGACCGAGAACCTCAAGAGGGACCTGCTCGACCTTTACAGGGACGAGCAGAACAACCTGAGCAAGTTGTTCAACGTGATGCAGGCCCGCGGCTGGTACGAGAGTCCACAGCCCGCTGACGCGAATCAGATCAACCAGGCCAGGAAGCAGCTTGAGTCCGACGCCCAGAGGGTGTTCTCGGGCATCGGGTTCCAGCCGGGAGTGATGGGCGCCCAGACGGGTATCGGGACCCAGCCCGGCCAGTTCGGCGGGGTCGGCGCTGCGGGAGCCACCGGCGGCGTGGGAGGCACAACCGGTGGATTCGGCGGCGCGACTACCGGCGGCGGAGCCGGCGGCACCATCGGCGGGGGCATGACGGGAGGCGCCGGCGGTGGAGCAGGTGGCGGGGTGACGGGCGGTGTTAAAGGACCCCAGCCCGGGGGCATGAGGTAGCGGGCGGCTGTCCAGCAAGTACCGGCAGGGGCGCGCAACCATGCGCGCCTTTGCTGTGTTTCAGGAAGGTTTCGGGTGTTTCATAGTTGAAAGATAGTCGCAGACCACACCGCTGGACGGGAGTGACGGCTTTGAGATCCAGGATTGCGGTAATGGGATACAGCAGGGTGTCTCAGTTGTTCAGGTCCATGGCCCTTCCCGAGGAGCTTCGCCCGCTGGTCGAAGTCGATGTTTACGACGCCCTCCTCGATGAGGCGGCTGCGCTTGCCAGGGGTCTCGAGGAGCAGGGAGCGGCCGACGTCTTCATAAGCGGTAGCGCCAACGCGCACGTCATCCGCAAGGTGGTCCAGTCGCCCGTGGTGACGATAACCATCAGCGGGCTCGACCTGCTGCAGGGGATCAGGGAAGGCTCAAGGCTTGGCGGACTCGTGGCGGTCGTCTCATACAAGGAACCTATTGCGGGCCTCGCGGGGGTGCTGGACCTGGTCAAGGCGGAAGTCGTCGAGGTCGTCTACTCCAGTGTCACCGATCTGGAGCGGAAAATCGGCGATCTCAAGTCACTGGGCTGTCGCTCCGTCGTCGGGGCAAGCCTGGCCTGCGAGATCGCGGAAAAGACGGGCCTCGCCCCTGTCCTCGTTTACTCGCGAGAGAGCCTGGTCGACTCGATCCGCACGGCTCACGAGATAGCCCTCACGCGCAAGAAGGAGATCGAGAAAGCCGAGCGACTCAGGGCGATCTTGAACTTCGCATACGGCGGGATTATGGCCACCGACAGGGACGGAAGAATAACCCTGTTCAACAGGTCTGCGGAGAAGATCCTGGGTATCCCCTCGGGGAAGGTTCTCGGGCGCGTCGCCAGCGAGGTCATCGAGAACACCCGCATCATGGACGTCCTGGTTTCCGGCCGCCCCGAACTTAACCGCCTGCAGCAGGTCGGGGACGTCAAGATCATCACCAACCGCGTGCCCATCGAGGCCCGTGGCGAGATCATGGGCGTGGTGGCCACGTTCCAGGACGTGGCCAGCATTCAACGGGCGACGGACGAGGCCAGGCGCTTCTCGCACAGGAAGGGGTTCGTTGCGAAAACGACCCTGGCCGACGTCGTGTGCGAGAGCGACGTCATGAAGCGGGTAGTAAGCCGCGCCGAGAGGTACGCCTGTTCGGATCTGACGGTGCTCATAACCGGCGAGAGCGGAGTGGGCAAGGAAATGTTTGCCCAGGGAATACACAACGCCAGCAGGCGTAACACGGGACCGTTCGTCGCCATCAACTGCGCGGCGCTCCCCGAATCGCTGCTCGAGAGCGAGCTTTTCGGATACGAGGAGGGATCTTTCACCGGGGCCAGGAAAGGCGGCAAGGAGGGGCTTTTCGAGATCGCTCACAGGGGCACGATCTTCCTCGATGAGATCGGAGAACTCTCGCCTTCCCTGCAGGCGCGGCTGCTCCGCGTCATCCAGGAAAGAGAGGTCATGAGAGTCGGAGGGACCTATGTAGTACCCGTTGACGTGAGGATCGTTGCCTCGACCAACAGAGACCTCGCCGTCGACGTCGCCCGCGGGCGCTTCCGCCAGGACCTCTATTACAGGCTGAACGTCCTGAGGCTGAACATTCCTCCGCTCAGGGACAGGATCCAGGACGTCCCGGCGCTTGTATCGAGGTTCATCGAGCGCAGGAGCGGCGCGAACATGGAACTCACCAGTGGCCCTCACTTGACGGCGATCTCTAAGGTGTTGATGCGCTACCCCTGGCCTGGCAACGTCAGGGAGCTCGAGAATTGCCTCGACAGCCTGCTGGTTGTACTGGAGGACAAGGCCCTCACACCCGCGGAGCTTGCCGCAGTCGCCGAGCATCTCATATCCGAGAACGCCACCGCGAGCCCGTTAAGCGTCGCGGTCGACCCGGTAACCGCCGGCAAAGCCGCCAGTGAGGCGTCGGCCGCCCCCGCCCTATGGGGTCGCCGCGCGAACGGCTTGGCCGAAGCGGAAAGGCGCCTTGTCGAGGAGGCGCTCGAGAAAGCGGGGGGCAGGGTGGGCAAGGCGGCCGACCTTCTCGGGGTCAGCAGGACCACTCTGTGGCGGAAGATCAAGAGGTTGGCCACCACCGCGTAACGCTGCTGAAACCGTGTGTAACAGTCCGTGAAACGCAGTGCAACAACGCCGCGCAGGACCTCATTCCTAAAATCTCCCGCCGCTGCCTGGACGCAGGGTGACCGGAAGCCGTACGGCACACCTCTTGCATGGGCCAGGGCCGGAGAGCGCGACAGCGCGTGCGTGCTTCACCTACCAGTAACCGTCTTCCAAGGAGGGTCTCAATTGACCAAAGGTGGTCTACGGCCGACCACGCAGCTCAAGAAGCTGCTGTCGGGGGACCGGATCGTGGTTGCCCCCGGGGCGTTCAACGCATTCTCGGCCAAGGTGATAGAGAAGGCTAGATTCCCTGCGGTGTACCTCACGGGTTACGGGGCGTCTGCCGACATCCTGGGAGCACCGGACTTCGGGCTCCTTACGCTCACGGAGATGGCCGACCACGCCACGCGGATGGCCCAGGCGGTGAGCGTTCCTGTTGTAGCGGACGGCGATACGGGATACGGAAATGCAATCAACGTGCGCAGGACCATCGTGGAATTCGAGCGCGCGGGCGTGGCGGCCATCCAGCTCGAGGACCAGGTCAACCCCAAGCGGTGCGGTCACATGGAAGGCAAAGAGGTTATAGACACGGCCGAGATGGTGCAGAAACTGCGCGCCGCCGTTGATGCCAGGAAGGATCCCGACTTCATCATCATCGCTCGTACTGATGCGCGCGCCGTAAACGGGCTCGACGATGCCATCCGCAGGGCGAAGGTGTACCTGGACGCGGGCGCGGACGTGATATTCGTCGAGGCGCCGCAAAGCCGCGATGAGCTTGCGAGGGTGGCGCGTGAAGTCAAGGCGCCGCTCATGGCGAACATGATCGAGCACGGCAAGACCCCTCTGCTCACCACCAGAGAGCTCGAGGACCTCGGGTACAAGATGGCGATCTTCCCGCTTGCAACGCTTTACGCGGCCGCGAAGGCCGTCCAGGACTGCGTCGGTGAACTGAAGCGTACGGGCACGACCGAGGGCGCGATCCCCAACATGCTGCCGTTCCCCGAGTTCAACAACCTGGTTGGGCTTCCCGAGTTCAGGGAACTGGAAAGCAGGTACAGGAAGGGCTGACTACTACTAACACCCTTTGATGCGGAGGTGAGAAGAATGAGCGAACCCATGACGATTTCCGAGAAGATCATCGCGATTCACGCCGGCAAGGACAGCGTAAAGCCGGGTGACATCGTCGAGGTCGCTCCCGACGTGCTGATGGCCAATGACGTGACGGCTCCGCCCGCCATCGAGGAGATGGCGAAGATGGGGGCTGACAAGGTGTTCGACCCCGACAGGGTCGTGTTCGTCATGGACCACTTCACTCCAAACAAGGACATCAGGTCCGCGACGATGTGCCAAAAGGCGCGGGAGTTCGCGAAGAAGCAGGGCATCAGGAGGTTCTTCGACGGCGGTTACGGGATCGAGCACGTCGTGTTGCCCGAGCTCGGCATCGTGAGGCCGGGTGACCTGATCGTCGGCGCCGACTCACATACCACGACGTACGGGGGGCTAGGGGCGTTCTCGACCGGCGTCGGGCAGACCGACCTGGCCGGAGCCATGGCCCTTGGGAAGATCTGGCTCAAGGTCCCCGAGACGATCAGGTGCGTATTTAACGGCAATCTCCCGAAGTGGGTTGGGGGCAAGGACCTGGTCCTGGCCGTAATTGGCAGAATCGGTGTGGACGGGGCCCTCTACTGTGCGCTGGAGTTCGCCGGGGAAGCCATGAGGCAACTCGACATGGACGGGCGCTTTACCATGTGCAATATGGCGATCGAGGCCGGCGGCAAGGCGGGGATCGTGGAACCCGACGAGTCCACCGAGGAGTACGTAAAAGAAGCGCAGAGCGAGTACGCACGTCCCATGAAGTGGGGACCGGTGCGTGGCGACCCCGGCGCGCCCGCCTTCAAGATACTCGAGTTCCAGGTCGGCGACATGGAGCCGCAGGTGGCGGCGCCCCACATCCCCTCCAACGTGGTACCCGTCAGCAGGCTCAAGGACGTCAAGATCGACCAGGTGGTTATCGGTTCGTGCACCAACGGGAGACTGAACGACCTCAGGGTAGCCGCTGAGGTGCTCAAGGGTAAGAAAGTCGACCGCTGGGTGCGCGCGCTCGCGGTGCCGGGGAGCCAGCGCGTGTTCCTCCAGGCACTGAAAGAGGGCATTATCCAGACGCTCGCGGAGGCGGGTGTGGCGATATCCGCGCCCACGTGCGGGCCGTGCTTTGGAGGCCACACCGGCGCGATTACCGCGGGCGAAAGATGCGTTTCCACCACTAACCGCAACTTCGTGGGGCGGATGGGGCACGAGAAGAGCGAGCTATACCTCGCCAATCCCGCGGTCGCTGCCGCGTCCGCAATCCTGGGCCGCATAGCCCATCCGGGGGAGGTGTCATAGCATGGTCCATGACAGCATCAAGATCCGCGGCAAGGCGTGGAAGTTCGGCGATAACGTCGACACCGACCAGATACTCCCCGGTATCTACCTCAACATCGTCGAGCCACAGGAACTCGCGAAGCACTGCATGGAGGGGATCGATAAGGAGTTCGTCCGGAAAATGGCAAAGGGTGACGTGGTGATCGGTGGCACAAACTTCGGTTGTGGCAGTTCAAGGGAGCACGCCCCCATATCCCTCAAAGCCGTGGGGGTCTCGGCTGTGATCGCCGCGTCGTTCGCCCGGATATTCTTCCGGAACTGCATAAACATCGGCCTCCCGGTATTCGAGAGCCCGGAAGCCGCAAAGGCAATCGAGCAGGGCCACGAGGTTGAGGCCGATATGGCGTCGGGCGAGGTCAAAGACCTGACGACAGGCAAGGCGTACAAGGCCGCGGGCTTCCCGCCACTGGTACAGGGCATCATCCGCGCAGGCGGGCTTGTGGAATACGCCAAGCAGCAGCTCAAGGCGCGGCAAGAGGGATGAAGGTGGAGAAGTCGACGGCGCGTTTAAGGAAGCTCCTCAAGAGGCCGGGGATCGTTGTAGCCCCCGGGGCGTACGATTCGCTGTCGGCGAAGCTCATCGAACAGGCGGGGTTCGAGGCCATCTACATGACCGGCTTCGGCGCCTCAGCCTCCGTGCTCGGGGCGCCCGACTTCGGCCTTCTGACGATGGAGGAAATGGTCAGGCACGCGTCGCGCATGGCGGCCGCGGTCGGAATACCCGTTATAGCCGACGCGGACAACGGCTACGGCAACCCCATCAACGTATACAGGACGATCAAAGAATACGAACGGGCGGGCGTGGCTGGATGCCACCTGGAGGACCAGTCGCTTCCCAAGCGATGCGGGCACATGGATGGCAAGCAGGTTATCCCCGCAGCTCAGTTCATCGACAAAATCAAGGCCGCTACGGATTCGCGGCAGGACCCGGACTTTGTGATCATAGCGAGGACGGATGCGAGGACCGTAATCGGTTTCGAGGAAGCGCTCGATCGCGCGTCGGCCTACGCCGAAGCCGGCGTAGACATGATATTCCTCGAGTCGCCGCTGAGTGTATACGAGCTCGAGACCGCCGCCAGGACCATAAAGGCCCCCCTGATAGCCAACATGGCCGAGGGCGGGAAGACCCCTATGCTGCCCGTCGCGGAACTCGAGCGCATGGGCTACAAGCTGGTTATATTCCCGATAGG is a genomic window of Bacillota bacterium containing:
- a CDS encoding spore coat protein, with amino-acid sequence MNTRLTQREMLNCQDTVSSIISGVQKFNAVAQECNDPELKRVCQDLQAAHQRHYQTIIKHLGGGPQVS
- a CDS encoding spore coat protein; this translates as MSRQMPADDKSLSWDALIHLKYLNSTYHTFITEAATENLKRDLLDLYRDEQNNLSKLFNVMQARGWYESPQPADANQINQARKQLESDAQRVFSGIGFQPGVMGAQTGIGTQPGQFGGVGAAGATGGVGGTTGGFGGATTGGGAGGTIGGGMTGGAGGGAGGGVTGGVKGPQPGGMR
- a CDS encoding sigma 54-interacting transcriptional regulator, translating into MRSRIAVMGYSRVSQLFRSMALPEELRPLVEVDVYDALLDEAAALARGLEEQGAADVFISGSANAHVIRKVVQSPVVTITISGLDLLQGIREGSRLGGLVAVVSYKEPIAGLAGVLDLVKAEVVEVVYSSVTDLERKIGDLKSLGCRSVVGASLACEIAEKTGLAPVLVYSRESLVDSIRTAHEIALTRKKEIEKAERLRAILNFAYGGIMATDRDGRITLFNRSAEKILGIPSGKVLGRVASEVIENTRIMDVLVSGRPELNRLQQVGDVKIITNRVPIEARGEIMGVVATFQDVASIQRATDEARRFSHRKGFVAKTTLADVVCESDVMKRVVSRAERYACSDLTVLITGESGVGKEMFAQGIHNASRRNTGPFVAINCAALPESLLESELFGYEEGSFTGARKGGKEGLFEIAHRGTIFLDEIGELSPSLQARLLRVIQEREVMRVGGTYVVPVDVRIVASTNRDLAVDVARGRFRQDLYYRLNVLRLNIPPLRDRIQDVPALVSRFIERRSGANMELTSGPHLTAISKVLMRYPWPGNVRELENCLDSLLVVLEDKALTPAELAAVAEHLISENATASPLSVAVDPVTAGKAASEASAAPALWGRRANGLAEAERRLVEEALEKAGGRVGKAADLLGVSRTTLWRKIKRLATTA
- a CDS encoding oxaloacetate decarboxylase — translated: MTKGGLRPTTQLKKLLSGDRIVVAPGAFNAFSAKVIEKARFPAVYLTGYGASADILGAPDFGLLTLTEMADHATRMAQAVSVPVVADGDTGYGNAINVRRTIVEFERAGVAAIQLEDQVNPKRCGHMEGKEVIDTAEMVQKLRAAVDARKDPDFIIIARTDARAVNGLDDAIRRAKVYLDAGADVIFVEAPQSRDELARVAREVKAPLMANMIEHGKTPLLTTRELEDLGYKMAIFPLATLYAAAKAVQDCVGELKRTGTTEGAIPNMLPFPEFNNLVGLPEFRELESRYRKG
- a CDS encoding 3-isopropylmalate dehydratase large subunit; this translates as MTISEKIIAIHAGKDSVKPGDIVEVAPDVLMANDVTAPPAIEEMAKMGADKVFDPDRVVFVMDHFTPNKDIRSATMCQKAREFAKKQGIRRFFDGGYGIEHVVLPELGIVRPGDLIVGADSHTTTYGGLGAFSTGVGQTDLAGAMALGKIWLKVPETIRCVFNGNLPKWVGGKDLVLAVIGRIGVDGALYCALEFAGEAMRQLDMDGRFTMCNMAIEAGGKAGIVEPDESTEEYVKEAQSEYARPMKWGPVRGDPGAPAFKILEFQVGDMEPQVAAPHIPSNVVPVSRLKDVKIDQVVIGSCTNGRLNDLRVAAEVLKGKKVDRWVRALAVPGSQRVFLQALKEGIIQTLAEAGVAISAPTCGPCFGGHTGAITAGERCVSTTNRNFVGRMGHEKSELYLANPAVAAASAILGRIAHPGEVS
- a CDS encoding 3-isopropylmalate dehydratase small subunit, with the protein product MKIRGKAWKFGDNVDTDQILPGIYLNIVEPQELAKHCMEGIDKEFVRKMAKGDVVIGGTNFGCGSSREHAPISLKAVGVSAVIAASFARIFFRNCINIGLPVFESPEAAKAIEQGHEVEADMASGEVKDLTTGKAYKAAGFPPLVQGIIRAGGLVEYAKQQLKARQEG
- a CDS encoding isocitrate lyase/PEP mutase family protein, whose amino-acid sequence is MKVEKSTARLRKLLKRPGIVVAPGAYDSLSAKLIEQAGFEAIYMTGFGASASVLGAPDFGLLTMEEMVRHASRMAAAVGIPVIADADNGYGNPINVYRTIKEYERAGVAGCHLEDQSLPKRCGHMDGKQVIPAAQFIDKIKAATDSRQDPDFVIIARTDARTVIGFEEALDRASAYAEAGVDMIFLESPLSVYELETAARTIKAPLIANMAEGGKTPMLPVAELERMGYKLVIFPIGLLLTATKAMQRALEFLRETGTYAGALGDMLGFKEFTNLMSRRPTGSTRGFSAAL